Sequence from the Leptospira dzoumogneensis genome:
GCGTCCGAATACGCTTTAACAAATTCAGGTCTGCAATCCGGATAACCGGAATAATCCAAAGCATTCACACCGATATAGAGTCTTTGGGCTCCGATACCTTCTGCTAAAGAAACTCCGAAAGATAAGAATAAAATATTCCTACCGGGAACATAAGTGTTTGGGATCTCTGAATGACCCAAAGAATTTTTAGGAACCTTGATCTTCTTTTCAGTAAGAGAAGAACCTTGGAAAAATTCAGGATTCAATTTTTGGATCAGATGAGGAATATCCAAAAGTTTTGTGATCTTTTTGGCGGATTTGAGTTCTTGTTTATGTTTTTGATTATAATCGAAGGAAAGAGCAATAGGAGAATAACCGTCTTGGATTGCCTGGTACAAACAAGTGGTAGAATCTAATCCGCCCGAGAATAAAACGATAGCTTTTGGATTTTTAGAATGAGATTTCGTTCGAACACTGTTCGACTTAGAAGAAGGACCCATCTTTTATTTCTCGGAAGGTCCGTTATAAACGCATGCGCTAGTGCAGGTTTCGTTTAAAGTGATCTTGTGTAAAAGAGAAAGTTGAGGTTTAAGTTTTTTCCACAACCAGATGCTGATATTCTCGCTAGTCGGATTTTCTAGACCTTCTATTTCGTTTAGAAGATAATGATCCAAATAGTTTTCGAGTAAAGGTTTCACAACCTTGCTGACTTCTGCGAAGTCCATCAACCAACCTGTTTTTTCGTCCACCTTACCTTTCAGATGTAATTTGAAACGAAAGCTGTGGCCATGCATTCTTCTACACTTATGACCTTCCGGAACGTTCGGTAAGAAGTGAGCTGCATCGAAACGAAATTCTTTGGTAAGTTCTATTTCTTCCATTTAGATGTTGGACGAATGATCGATTCTGAAAAATGAAAGTCCGGTTTCGTAGCACCGATCCGGAAATACGCGGACCGACCTGCGAAGTCGGTCTTAAAAAAGATCAGGAGCGGATTATTTTTTAACCAGTTCTTTCAGGATTTCCTGTTTTTTCTGGTCCTTCTGAAATTCGTTTAATACCAGCCACTCACGTTTGATTTGTTTCTCGTTAATACCTTTTGCTTCCGCGTATTTTTTGAGAAGTTTAGCTGTTTTTTGGTTCATACCAACCAAAATCCGGGTCGTTTCCCCACTGTCAAGTATAGAAGGTCCGCTGGTGCCAGGTTGCCACCGCTGACGCAGGATTATGTCACGTCAACATTCTTGGTAAGGACATTCTGCGCCTTCGGGTTCAACTTCCACAGTTGCATGAGGGATATGAAATTCTTGAGTGATATTGCGGATCTTCTCCTTTAATACCTGAGCTTGAGCGATAGAAGTTTCCTGAACACCTACATGAAGAGTTAGAACATGATAATCTCCATCCATGGACCAAAGATGAAGATCATGAACCGAACGGACACCTTTCAATTTCAAAATACGATTTTCTAATTCTTTCGTATCGATACCTTCCGGAGAAGATTGAAGATGTAAAAGTAGTATCTTTCTTAAATTGCGGAAGGACTGGAATCCCACCCAAAGAGAGATCGCGATGGATAATGCAGGATCCACCCAGGACCATCCGAATACG
This genomic interval carries:
- the queC gene encoding 7-cyano-7-deazaguanine synthase QueC, with product MGPSSKSNSVRTKSHSKNPKAIVLFSGGLDSTTCLYQAIQDGYSPIALSFDYNQKHKQELKSAKKITKLLDIPHLIQKLNPEFFQGSSLTEKKIKVPKNSLGHSEIPNTYVPGRNILFLSFGVSLAEGIGAQRLYIGVNALDYSGYPDCRPEFVKAYSDAVRIGTKTGSEGHPLEICTPLQFLDKKEIVLLGSKLGVPFSMTHSCYDPVGGKPCGKCDSCLLRKKGFQEAGVPEK
- the queD gene encoding 6-carboxytetrahydropterin synthase QueD — encoded protein: MEEIELTKEFRFDAAHFLPNVPEGHKCRRMHGHSFRFKLHLKGKVDEKTGWLMDFAEVSKVVKPLLENYLDHYLLNEIEGLENPTSENISIWLWKKLKPQLSLLHKITLNETCTSACVYNGPSEK